From Streptomyces qinzhouensis, one genomic window encodes:
- a CDS encoding DUF6227 family protein, whose product MNDPYETTETHLARLLGRALNSFDLPDATVERLYSALAHASSLHSSHHSADLDRATYRHAYLLADGSSVVLWELVHNSGPGSSEQHEVYADESEVRLAASRLPSGFPGFADGGPAAREGTGSGPARRSGERRGHGGSGAGGADASGGESGEGGEYGVPDAADRGALGPAGLGSDALPGGDFGAVPGPGFDSDIDLLAGLLAAPPAPLPRMYVPDNSADHARRVLRRAENPDSPGPKTAELLRGAFAHHITQVFGRQCRVGDRDAGFTLYEHAFLLIDGAEMSLWEVEHTATPDGRHMCEVYASESGAREAMESRGRGRSVPRAGL is encoded by the coding sequence TTGAACGATCCGTACGAGACAACCGAGACGCACCTCGCGCGACTCCTGGGTCGGGCGCTCAACTCCTTCGACCTGCCGGATGCGACAGTCGAGAGACTGTACTCGGCTCTGGCTCACGCGAGTTCGCTGCACTCCTCGCACCACAGCGCGGATCTGGACCGCGCCACGTACCGCCATGCCTATCTGCTCGCCGACGGTTCCTCGGTGGTGCTGTGGGAGCTGGTGCACAATTCGGGCCCGGGCAGTTCGGAGCAGCACGAGGTGTACGCGGACGAGTCGGAGGTCCGGCTGGCCGCCTCCCGGCTGCCGTCGGGCTTTCCCGGTTTCGCGGACGGGGGTCCGGCCGCCCGTGAGGGTACGGGTTCCGGCCCGGCCCGCCGGTCCGGTGAGAGGCGCGGGCACGGCGGCTCCGGAGCCGGTGGTGCCGATGCCTCCGGCGGTGAAAGCGGTGAGGGCGGTGAGTACGGCGTGCCGGACGCCGCCGACCGGGGCGCGCTCGGGCCTGCGGGTCTGGGTTCCGACGCCCTTCCGGGCGGGGATTTCGGCGCTGTTCCCGGTCCGGGGTTCGACAGCGATATCGACCTGCTGGCCGGTCTGCTGGCGGCCCCGCCCGCTCCGCTCCCCCGGATGTATGTTCCGGATAATTCCGCCGACCATGCCCGTCGGGTGCTGCGCCGGGCGGAGAACCCGGACAGTCCCGGGCCGAAGACGGCGGAGTTGCTGCGCGGCGCCTTCGCCCACCACATCACCCAGGTCTTCGGCCGTCAGTGCCGGGTCGGCGACCGGGATGCCGGGTTCACCCTCTACGAGCACGCGTTTCTGCTGATCGACGGGGCGGAGATGTCCCTCTGGGAGGTCGAGCACACGGCGACTCCCGACGGGAGGCATATGTGCGAGGTGTATGCGTCGGAGAGCGGTGCTCGGGAGGCGATGGAGTCGCGCGGGCGGGGCCGCTCGGTGCCGCGCGCCGGTCTCTGA